The sequence TTCAAGACTGCAAAACTGAAAGTCACAGAAATTACTCCCACATGTACTTGAATCTTTGTTGTCTCTAATGCATTAcagttaattaattttcttaatgaaaGGATCTTACACAGTATAAGAGTATAAGACCTGCTCATGCTAATCGTGTTGGGCTAGTCTAAGAAAGAAAAcagcacaattttttttcttaggaaaaagaaaaaaagaaaggattcCAGGGTCAGTAAGAAAGCAAGTGACGTGAGTCTATCATCGCTTAAGAAAGTTCCTGCATATCCTTTCCCAGCACATCCTATCCGGTTCAGCTGTCTGCATTCCCAACCTTACTTCGTCCGCAAAACCTTTCTGtaattattcaaattcatatatttaaaaacaagctaaatatatataatataaccaAAATAGAGACTATGAATCAATGGACAAAgtgcttgtttgtttgtttgtttttttaaactACCTCCAAAGCATCCATACTGAGAAGGCGATCAACGAGATTAAGAAGAATGTCACTGGTGTACTCGGGATGGCCTTGAATGCCTAAAATATGGTCTCCAATGGCGAACATCTCCACACCTGTTTTGTCTGAGAATCCAATCACTTCAGCACCCAGAGGGACCTCAAAAACCTCATCTTGGTGACACTCAATAATGGAAAGGGATGTTGGGATTTCACCCAAGTCATCAAAGAAGTAATATGGGGCCAAGTCTTTCACTATACTCACCTTCCTTAGCCCCACGTCCCACCCTGTATAGGCTTTACCAACTTTTCCACCCAATGCTCTACATAATACCTGCTTCATAAAGATTGATTATTAATAGTATTATACTTTCATGATAAATCTTGTATTTGAATCAACAATAAATGGAGGCCCCAAAGTTAATAAAGAATGGATGTGaccttaattaatttttatggaCACTGCATGCAAATCCTGCatgagatttatgtgactttttttctatatattattaatttgatatattGAGAGTGGAAGAATTTGAACATAAACGTTTTTGTTTGAAATACCAAATCTGCCAGTTAAGCTGTAagatttttgacaaatttatgtGACTTCAATTCAGCAAAAGTAGTAGCTAATTATAATTGGTCCTCAAAGGTTAATTAATTACCTGGTGACCAAAGCAAATCCCAAGGATTTTTTTCTCCATGGCATCCAAAGTTTGCAAGAGCAAGCAGAGCTTAAGAATCCAAAAATCATTGCCATAAGCATCACTAGGACTGCCACTAACTACAAAACCATCATAATTTTGGAGCTCATTCACATCAGGGAACTCATCGTCAATAACCCTGAACAAGTCCCAGCTTTCTCCTTCTTCACCAAAAGCTGCAAGGTACACATTGAAGTACCCACCATATACTTTCTTAGCATAGTCAGAATCCTTTGTTGCTAGAAGAACAGCATATCTTTTTCCTCCTTCAACCTTCATCAATTCTTTAGctagagaacaaaaatagaTTGAATAAAATCTTGAAACTGAAGTGGCTACTAAATATAGTAATATGTGTGTGTaagagagttaaggaatttagaagaaattttttggatttggatttggattgtGGGTGTTTGTAGAGGCAATGACCCCTTTTATAGATCTCAATAATGGAATTCTTTTGTGTAAGCGATAGAGATAGGTGAGCaagcaaaaatatataagtaataatAGAGTCAGGTGAAATTTTTCATGTGATGGGAATTTgggtaaataaaaaatgatatgcCACTGTAAAAAAAGTTGAGACCTTCGTCGCTTGTGCCAATCAAAAGTGAGAACGTGTTACCATTTGACTTTGACAAACTTTTGTGTAGGAGACACGTTTTGCtagatttcctttttgttttttttgttttttttttcccttttttctggCTGCAGGTTAGGTTCCATtggttcttcttttttcttttttctccaaaaaaaaaaaattcttctcttcttcttttttttttcctttttttcgaTAAGCCATTGATTTTTCTTAAAGAGTCACTAGATATGGGATCCAAtactaagagcatccacaacagtggaaccaaatttttagcttttaaacaccacaaaaagttactttatttattttactttttcacatCCAACAAcagtagttttattttagcttttaatataataaaataatatttcattcaactACCAAAACACACCCACAAACACCATCAAAACCATAGAAATCACTGCATAGAGACACAGAGAAAGGAAAGGTAATGTGAACACAAAATGAAATgcagaagaaataaaaaaaattaaaaataaaagtagtgtaaacgcttttttttttttttttactttacctTTGAACTACTTTTTGGCTGTGCACTATAACTATGGagtcaaaaaatattattttggctcaCTATTGCAGGGTACTCAAAATAGCTATTTAGCATCACTATTACTAGTGctttaagaaggaaaaaaaatttaacttttttccttctctattatcaaataaataaaatatactcTATCTTATTGAGTGGCTGGCTGAGGTCTCGATCATCTTGGTCTGATGGTATTGCATTGCATGCAATATTCTACAAATTCAATCGCAGCTACAAGGGATTTCTTTTCAGGGGatcactaaaaaatttaaattaaacaaaatttaataataataaaaataatttgaatatatttagttatcgataaaaaaaaatacaaatacatgacattttactattttcttctaCAAGtcatattttgatattattatgagttttcattatttattgtcAATGTGCATAGGtgtaactattttattttgtaaagtttgtataacaatttctatttttatgcaattgtcAATATCAATTTGTCAAGGGTGACATTGGAATATGTGGTTGCGACGGTGGCTACGATGGGGGTAACAAAGATGTGAGGGGTGTCAATATGAGGTTTTCGGTGGGGGTTGTTTGTTGGGAAAATTtgttttatgctaaaataaatcTGAAACACTTGCTGGgtcaaatctgaaaatttggattaaacaaaacaaacggGCCTTATATTATAAGTTATACATATTTATCAGTATTCAACTagtaaaattatcaaataacaCAATGACATACAAACACTAAATTTTTAGTTACAGAATTTCTGAATTTATAATTTCAGCACTAATAATTCAGCTCTTAATTCTCTGATACcaaatctttaattttattgaacagCATTAAGTTGTTAAATTCATAGTGATGAAGTCAAATGCCATATTTCTTTTACTTCAAGTAGAACACAAATGCAAACACATCTATATGCATGAACCCATATCTTGGTCAAAAATAAAACAGCTAGCTTACCAAACAAGAAATTCTTACCTATGAAGTTCCCTAATTAGAATAAAGAATGGAATTTTCGTCATAGCAATTGCAGTGTAGGAAGAAGATAAACATTTTTACTTGGTCATGCTCATGTACTTCTCACACTTCACACCTTCAACATGGCCATGTTAAAAATCATGACATATATGGCCGCTGCTTCACTATTGAGGGATTTTCAAAACTATTCTCGGTCTAGTGTGAAAGCTTCGTCGCAGCGAGACATCAAATGGAAACCACCAGAAGGAGCGGTGGTGAAGATAAATTTTGATGGGGCTATGTTTGTTGAATCGGATCAAGCAGGGATAGGGGTGGTTGTCCGAAACAATAGGGGGCAGGTCATGGTGGCTTTAGCAGAAAAAATACCCAAACCAACATCCATAGTAATATTGGAGGTTCCGGTAGCACGTAGAGCAGTCTAGTTCATACATGAGCTGGGGTTCGCGCATTCCATTTTTGAAGGAGATGCAGAAACTGTTATTAAAGCACTTGCTGATGGAAATTGTACAATTCCTAGTGTCAGTCACATTGTAAAAGACATTGAGTCTATAAGTGGTTTGTTACGAACCAAATCCTCTCTCATATTAGGAGGCAGGGAAACATCGTGGCCCATGCCTTAGCGCAGAGAGTGAGACtttcttttcctattttaaTCTGGATGGAGGATGTTGCCACCAgatatttattgttttgtatCTGCTGATTTTCCTATATCTTAATAAAATGCTAACGTgtttggattctcaaaaaaaaaaaaaaaaaaaggttatttatTAAAGGTCTGATAATCtccagcaaaatcatcaaatttttgtactgtttggaaaATAAACagtaacttttacctttatctacccattttttcaaatacactttctaacagactctctatctcatttaaatattatttctttatttattatttattctttttttaacaactacacatcttccaacatttttttattcaacatctaattattataatagaaaaaaatgatttgaagaatgaacagtagTCCATCAGACTTGATGGGCTACTGTttattagccaaaaaaaatttcggatATAGATAGAGATTTGGAGCAAATACTTTCTATATTTTGGCTATACATActctattggagatgctctaagaaATGGAAAGttcattataaaaattaaagcaaatatTGAACAGTGAACGGTAAATCTAGATAAGCGAGAGAATGTTACAGGGAATCTTTAGGAGTCATTTGAACAAAGACGGTAATACCGAAAGGTGCATGCATGGGAGCTTAAACCATGGgcgtctctctctctatatatattatatatatatatatatatatatatatataattttttttgttagtttaatactataatttttttcttaaaaatatatttttacaccttgtcttaaattttacacactcttattacaagtatttccaactctaagaataaaaagtaaatgtttgtgaattgtaagtgtcactattttttataaatttatattctGTGTGTGAGTGTATCTAATATTGATTATGtgcattactttttgttataatattatttgtgtgaattatgatgtgtgtggatgttTGTGTGtacattataatataaatatatatatataatttaataattaggaaatagataTGGTTTGTTGCATATGTGTATATTGTTGTCAtgttataaaaactttttgttataaagttagtaaaattcaaaaaaaaaaaaaaaaaaaaaaaaacgtaaagaTAGTGATTGTCTAagtatttgattggttaagtagatactagtgtataattttatgtatgaatgagtGTGATTGTGtgcgtcaataattaatacaaagccaatgagtttagtttagtcatttaatttaaaatatttttataaaaacaataacaaatagataataaaaactgcataaaaataaaaatgttaaataaacttaataaaataaaataattatagacTTATAGCTACCCACATTGGTAATAGATACTTATAATTAACTATCatataacaattcaaaatttgaatacttgtagaaggaaattgtaaaactgcttg is a genomic window of Quercus lobata isolate SW786 chromosome 2, ValleyOak3.0 Primary Assembly, whole genome shotgun sequence containing:
- the LOC115958950 gene encoding gamma-glutamyl peptidase 3-like, whose product is MKVEGGKRYAVLLATKDSDYAKKVYGGYFNVYLAAFGEEGESWDLFRVIDDEFPDVNELQNYDGFVVSGSPSDAYGNDFWILKLCLLLQTLDAMEKKILGICFGHQVLCRALGGKVGKAYTGWDVGLRKVSIVKDLAPYYFFDDLGEIPTSLSIIECHQDEVFEVPLGAEVIGFSDKTGVEMFAIGDHILGIQGHPEYTSDILLNLVDRLLSMDALEKGFADEVRLGMQTAEPDRMCWERICRNFLKR